Part of the Geminocystis sp. M7585_C2015_104 genome, GGTCGCAGTGACTTCTGATCACTTCCCGGTTGCGACTGCTGTCACCCTGTTTTAGTACTTTCAACATTTCCCCGAGACGGATGAGGGTGTTCTTGTATATCTGTTGGACCTTTTGGGCTTGTTCACTGGTGATCATAGACTCTCTCCCTTGTCTTGACACTCCGCCAGAAGGGGGCTGCTCGACTTCCTTAGACCTTTGATGGCTCTGGGGGTTGTTATGTTACCCCTCTTCTAGTCTAACTGTTTTTTTTTTGTTTATATTACCCACCCCTCTATCAAATTTACTCAGTGGGAGACTCAGTCTTAGAGGGTGGCAGGGGGTGCGGCAAGATGGGAGGTGTTAGTAAATTCAGCTACAATGGTGAACCCGTTTGCAGTACCCAGAGTACAATGTTTTACAGGTGAGAGCAAGGGCGAGTCCGGATCATGGCCGACAAAATAGTATTGCGGGTAAATACATTCGAGGATCAGAACGATGGTAGTAGTTACAGGGGACTATCCCTAAGGGATGCAATCCTTATGGCCAATGCCAATCCCAGTAAGGAATATGAAATTCTACTGCCGGCGGGGACTTATCCTCTGACTATTAAAAATGTTTTACTACCCCCCAGGGACAGAAGTGCAGACGGGGACACTCTGTTTGAAAGTCGTCTAGCCACGGGGGACTTGGACATAATCGGCAAGGTCACCATCATAGGCCTAGGCACTGACCCCACACAGACCATTATAGACGCAGAACCTTTGTTGACAACTCTCCCTCGGGAGGGTGACCCCTTTTCTGACAACTCTTCTTCTCAAATCGGGGATAGGGTTTTTGATGTTCTTTCTGGGGAAAAGTCTAGGAGAAAACTGCCAAACGGGCAGCCAGCCAATGGAAAATTAAACCTAAAAAATGTCACCGTTCAGGGTGGGCGAATAGTAGAAGAAAATATAGACGCCAACCCAAAAGATGGTGGCGCCATAAACATAGATGAGGGGGCAACTGCCACCATAATAGACAGTATTATCAGAAACAATAGCACCATCGGCGCAGGCGGTGCAATTAACAACAGTGGGAGGCTGACTATTATAAATAGCACTGTTGCCGACAGCCAGTCCGATTCTTTTGGGGGGGGGATCAATAACAATGGTACCCTGGTAGTAGAAAGAAGTATAATTTCTGGAAATCGCGCAGAGGACAACGCTGGGGGTATTAGCAATAGTGGAACCCTGACTATCCGTAACAGCGCCATTATCAACAACATCGCCTACGCCGGCGCCTCGGAGGTAATAGAGGGAGGAGGTGGTGGGATTTTAAATGAGGCAGGGGGCAATCTTATTGTAGTTAACACCACCATATCGGGCAACAGAACCGCCTCTCCGGAACAACTGGACGAAAATGGACTCCCTATAGGACCCGGCGATGGAGGTGGCGGGCCCCTGAACAGGGGAAGGGCTCGTATCATCAATTCCACCATTGTGAACAACTTTGCCCAGGTGGGTTCGGGGGTGTACTCAGAAACTACCGAGGCAAACACTATTCTGTACAACACAATTGTAGCCCTTAACAGGGGGGCGCCCGACATTGACGGTTTCTTTGACCGTCGCAGTGGTTACAATCTGATCAGTAACGCCAATGGTGCTATACTTGATGGTTACAACGGTAATATGGTAGGTGGGGCCACCACCTCGAGGGGGGTTGTTGACGTAAAATTAGGGCCACTACAAAATAATGGCGGTCCAACACCAACCCATGCCCTACTACCAGGAAGTCCGGCTATAGACGCCGGCGATTTTGAAGAGGTCAATATTCTCTTCTATTTCGGGGATTTTCCACTGGATCAAAGGGGCTCAGAAAGAATAAGTAACGGGAAAATCGACATTGGGGCCTATGAGGTTTTTGTTCCCCCTACACAAACTACGAGCACCACTCAAAGTGCAGTTCCCTCTAATAACACAACACTGATGGGAGTCAATGCCAATAGCAACAACAGCTCTAGCAAAAGTACTGGTCTTGGAGAGTCCTCTGGGACTACTCCCATAGAAATGGTTCTGAATGATAGCAGAAGCGGCAATAGTACCCAGTCAGCAAACGATAACGTTTCCAACAACACCCCCAACAATGTGGTACAGGTAATGCCCTTTTCTGCTAGTGGAGATTCCCTGTCCACCATTAGCACAACGGGGGGGAATAATAAACAGTCCTCACTAGATTCCCCCATATACCGTTTCCGCAACACCCGTGTCCCGGGCACCTACTTATATGCAAATGCCCAAGAGGCGGAGAGCATTCGTCGCAACTATGCTAACTTCTTTCAAGAAGAGGGTGTAGCCTTTTATGTTTCTGAGACTCCAAATGATGACTTGATTCCTATTACCCGCTTCCGCAATAAGAATACTCCCGGTACATACCTGTATACCACCCCTGACGAAGCGCAGACTGTACGTAATCGCTATGCCTCTGTATTTGAAGAAGAGGGTATTGCTTTCTATGCTTATGGGGCATATGTCAACAAGGGGAAAGACTTGTACCGCTTGGCTAGTTTAGATAATCCAGGCACTTATCTTTTCGTCTTCGAGGAGGAGAAAAATCGGGCACCTGTCCTGTTTGGCAACCATTTTCGTCTAGAAGGTATTGCCTTTGAGGTAGCTTGATTTGCATTCCCGGTGGATATAATTGCTAGGAGGGGTTGTTTATTTGCCCCTTTCTTTTTTGTTGCTGTTAACATATGAGTAATTTTTACCCGGAAAATAAGTACAGTCACCTCACTGCAATAAATCGTCAGTTTTTATCGTTCCCCGCTAAGTATTTATATTCTCTAAATAAACTAAAAGGTAAGATATTAGATTTTGGTTGTGGTTATGGCAAAGACGTAGAAATTTTGCAAAAAAAAGGTCTAGATATATCTGGCTACGACCCGTATTATTTTCCCCAATACCCCCAGGATGAATTCGATACCATTTGTTGTTTTTATGTGCTCAATGTGCTCTCTGGAGATGAACAAGAGACTGTTATAATGCAAATATCAGAATTACTAAAACCCGGAGGAAAAGCCTACTTTGCTGTGAGAAGAGATTTAAAAAGAGAAGGATTTAGAAACCATTATCTCCACAACAAACCTACCTACCAACGATTAGTTAAACTGCCGTTTGAATCCATTTACCTTGATGAAAGATGTGAGATTTACGAGTATACCCACTACAATCAAATAGCACAAGGTAGAAGGGGAGAAAATCCCCGTTGTGTCTTCTGCAACCCCCCCTCTAGGTTGACTCTAATCACGGAATCGAGCCTGGCATATGCGGTTTTTGATGGCTATCCTCTCGGCAAAGGACACAGTTTGATTGTTCCCAAAACTCATCAAGAAAATTACTTTGAATTGCCTCTCTACCTTCAAACTCACTGTTGGCAAATGGTAAACAGAGTCCAACAAATCATACAGGAAAAATATAAACCTGACGGGTTCAATGTCGGTTTTAACGTCCATAAGGCTGCTGGCCAAAAGATTCCCCATGCCCTAATTCACGTAATTCCTCGTTACCGGGGAGATTATCACGGTGAAAAACATGGCATCCGCTGTGTTATTCCCTCCCAAAAGTAGATGTTAACCCCGCCAATATTTATGTTAAAATTGCACTCAATCTCGCCTGTTAATAAGTGGCAGTATCGGAAAAAGCAAACGGCTGATATGAATAACAATGTTTCGGCAGAGGAATACAAAAGGAGGATGGAGAGACGCAAAGAAATTAAAGAAAAACGTCTCGCCAATATGAAGGCAGAAAAGGGGTTGATTATTGTCCACACTGGCGATGGCAAAGGAAAAACAACTGCTGCCCTGGGGATGGTAATTAGAAGTTTGGGACATGGTTACAAAGTAGCAATTATACAGTTTATTAAGGGGGCATGGGAGCCGGCAGAAAAAAAGGTTTTACAACAGTGGCAAGGACAGTTAGAATTTCATGCTATGGGTGAGGGCTTTACCTGGGAAACTCAAGACAGAGAAAGGGATATAATTTGTGCGAGTAATGCCTGGGAAAAAGCAAAGTCTTTTATCTTTAACCCTGACTACAGGTTAATACTATTAGATGAGATTAACGTGGCTTTGGGACTGGGATATTTAAACCTGGGGGATGTGATAAATACTATAAAAAATAAACCGGCAACCACCCATATTATCCTAACAGGGAGGGGCGCTAAGCAGGAATTGATTGAAATGGCAGACTTAGTTACAGAAATGAAGTTGATAAAACATCCTTTTAGAGAACAGGGCATTAAAGCTCAACCAGGAATTGAGTATTAGTTATAATGGAGGGGGCGTGGGGATTTTCCAGTAGGAGTATGGTGGAAAACGTCTTTAAAATACGCCCGGCAAGACCGGGAGATGTAGAAACACTGTTTGAATTAATTAGGGCATTGGCTGATTATGAAAAGCTAACCGACAGTGTCAAGGGTAATCCTCAGAGTTTGGCCAAACACCTGTTTTCACAACCAGCCTATGCGGAGGCTATTGTGGCAGAAGTACAAGGAAAATTAGTGGGTTTTGCCCTATTTTACCCCAACTATTCTACTTTTCTTACCAAGCCGGGTATTCACTTGGAAGACTTGTTTGTGTTGCCGGAATACCGTCGTCAGGGAATTGGCAGTGCCCTGTTAAAATATGTAGTAAATCTGGCAAAGGAACGTGATTTTGGCCGAGTGGAATGGAATGTTTTAGAATGGAATAAACCCGCCATTATTTTTTATGAGAAAATGGGGGCACACCTCCTCAATGAGTGGCGAATTTGCAGGATAAATCTTGACGAATACTAAGGACTGTTTTTATTTTTATCCTAGTTGGCTAAAAATTTTTGCCACTAGATTTTTAGCCTTCTCGTCCAATAAGTGCCAATCTAATTCTCCCTCACTATCAAAGAGGTTTCTGTCAGTGACTAGGGGGACATTGTTTTCGGGGTTGTAATTTTCAAAACATATGTGAAAACAAAGTTCCCATAGATTTCTCTTTTCTACCACTTCTCCCTTCTTAATGCAGACATTATAACCGGGAAAAGGAAAAGTAATGTCCTCATAAATTACCTCGCAATTTTGTCTTTCTGATTCTTTGCGAATATTGTCCAACAATCTGATTAAAATGGGCTGCATTAAAACTTCCGCTAATTCGTAGTCTTGTCGACTCTTAAAAGTTGGTGTTTGCATGATGTTGAAGGGGGGTATAAAAGAATCCACGTCTGTACACTATTTTATAGAGAATGCTAACAAAAATTACGGCTTTATTAATTTTCTTAATATTTCTTTTCAATTGGCGACACTTGTGACGAAAAGTTTTGACTTCTTTGGCGGTGATAAAAATAGCTAGGGTGATTTCTTTCGACAATAAATCGAGATTACTGTTGAGATGGGCAAGAAGGCAATTAATTTTGCGCAAATAACGCCAAAGTTGAACCAGTTTGTAACACAGGTAGAGATTGACAATTGCCAGACAACTATTGAAACCAAGAACAAAAATAAATGACATTACCGC contains:
- a CDS encoding right-handed parallel beta-helix repeat-containing protein — translated: MADKIVLRVNTFEDQNDGSSYRGLSLRDAILMANANPSKEYEILLPAGTYPLTIKNVLLPPRDRSADGDTLFESRLATGDLDIIGKVTIIGLGTDPTQTIIDAEPLLTTLPREGDPFSDNSSSQIGDRVFDVLSGEKSRRKLPNGQPANGKLNLKNVTVQGGRIVEENIDANPKDGGAINIDEGATATIIDSIIRNNSTIGAGGAINNSGRLTIINSTVADSQSDSFGGGINNNGTLVVERSIISGNRAEDNAGGISNSGTLTIRNSAIINNIAYAGASEVIEGGGGGILNEAGGNLIVVNTTISGNRTASPEQLDENGLPIGPGDGGGGPLNRGRARIINSTIVNNFAQVGSGVYSETTEANTILYNTIVALNRGAPDIDGFFDRRSGYNLISNANGAILDGYNGNMVGGATTSRGVVDVKLGPLQNNGGPTPTHALLPGSPAIDAGDFEEVNILFYFGDFPLDQRGSERISNGKIDIGAYEVFVPPTQTTSTTQSAVPSNNTTLMGVNANSNNSSSKSTGLGESSGTTPIEMVLNDSRSGNSTQSANDNVSNNTPNNVVQVMPFSASGDSLSTISTTGGNNKQSSLDSPIYRFRNTRVPGTYLYANAQEAESIRRNYANFFQEEGVAFYVSETPNDDLIPITRFRNKNTPGTYLYTTPDEAQTVRNRYASVFEEEGIAFYAYGAYVNKGKDLYRLASLDNPGTYLFVFEEEKNRAPVLFGNHFRLEGIAFEVA
- a CDS encoding HIT domain-containing protein, which encodes MSNFYPENKYSHLTAINRQFLSFPAKYLYSLNKLKGKILDFGCGYGKDVEILQKKGLDISGYDPYYFPQYPQDEFDTICCFYVLNVLSGDEQETVIMQISELLKPGGKAYFAVRRDLKREGFRNHYLHNKPTYQRLVKLPFESIYLDERCEIYEYTHYNQIAQGRRGENPRCVFCNPPSRLTLITESSLAYAVFDGYPLGKGHSLIVPKTHQENYFELPLYLQTHCWQMVNRVQQIIQEKYKPDGFNVGFNVHKAAGQKIPHALIHVIPRYRGDYHGEKHGIRCVIPSQK
- the cobO gene encoding cob(I)yrinic acid a,c-diamide adenosyltransferase, whose product is MNNNVSAEEYKRRMERRKEIKEKRLANMKAEKGLIIVHTGDGKGKTTAALGMVIRSLGHGYKVAIIQFIKGAWEPAEKKVLQQWQGQLEFHAMGEGFTWETQDRERDIICASNAWEKAKSFIFNPDYRLILLDEINVALGLGYLNLGDVINTIKNKPATTHIILTGRGAKQELIEMADLVTEMKLIKHPFREQGIKAQPGIEY
- a CDS encoding GNAT family N-acetyltransferase, yielding MVENVFKIRPARPGDVETLFELIRALADYEKLTDSVKGNPQSLAKHLFSQPAYAEAIVAEVQGKLVGFALFYPNYSTFLTKPGIHLEDLFVLPEYRRQGIGSALLKYVVNLAKERDFGRVEWNVLEWNKPAIIFYEKMGAHLLNEWRICRINLDEY